GTCGGGCAAGACGACGATGGCGCTCCAGTTCCTGCGGGCGGGCGTCGCGGCGGGGGAGCGGGTCCTCTACATCACCCTGTCGGAAACGCGCGAGGAGCTGGATCAGGTCGCCGCGTCGCACGGCTGGACGCTCGCCGCGTTCGACGTCGTCGAACTGAACGCGGTCGACGGCATCTTCGGCAGCGGACGCGAGCAATCGATCCTCCACGCCTGGGAAACCGAGCTGGGGGAGACGATCCGCCTGATCGAGGGCGAGGTCGATCGCGTCCGCCCCACCCGCGTCGTGTTCGACAGCCTGTCGGAAATGCGCCTGCTGGCGCAGGACCCGCTGCGCTACCGGCGGCAGGTGCTCGCGCTGAAGCAATTCTTCGCCACGCGCGCGATCACCGTGATGCTGATCGACGACATGACCGCGGGCGACGCCAGCGACACGCATCTGCACAGCCTGTGCCACGGCGTCATCACGCTGGAGCGGCTGACGCTCGACTTCGGCGCGGCGCGGCGACGGTTGCAGGTGCAGAAGCTGCGCGGCGTGAATTTCGGAGCGGGCTTCCACGACCTGACCATCCATACCGGCGGGATCGACGTTCACCCGCGGCTGATCGCGGCGGATCATCACAAGACCTTCGTGGGCGAGGCGGTGTCGAGCGGCGTGCCCGCGCTGGATGCGCTGCTCGGCGGTGGCCCGCTGCGCGGCACCTCGACGTTGGTGACGGGGCCGAGCGGGACGGGCAAGACCACGATCGCGCTGCAATATCTTCACGCCGCCTGTCATCGCGGCGAGCGGGCGACCATGTATCAGCTCGACGAGCGGATCGGGACGCTGCTGACCCGTGCGCAAGCCTTCGCCCTCGACCTGGAACCGCTGATCGACGCCGGCTGCCTCAGGATCGAGCAGATCGATCCTGCCGAAATGTCGCCCGGCGAGTTCGCCGGGCGCGTCCGGCGCGAGGTGGAGGAGCGCGGCGCCGGGATGATCGTGATCGACAGCCTGTACGGCTATCTGGCGGCGATGCCGCAGGAACAGCAATTGATCCTGCAGCTGCACGAACTGCTGTCCTATCTGAACCAGCAGGGCGTCGCCACGATCCTCGTCAACCCGCAACAGGGGTTGATCGGGTCGATGCAGAACACGCTCAACGTGTCCTACGTGGCC
The sequence above is drawn from the Sphingomonas adhaesiva genome and encodes:
- a CDS encoding ATPase domain-containing protein; the encoded protein is MTVSTGTPGLDRILRGGLPRHRLYLLEGSPGSGKTTMALQFLRAGVAAGERVLYITLSETREELDQVAASHGWTLAAFDVVELNAVDGIFGSGREQSILHAWETELGETIRLIEGEVDRVRPTRVVFDSLSEMRLLAQDPLRYRRQVLALKQFFATRAITVMLIDDMTAGDASDTHLHSLCHGVITLERLTLDFGAARRRLQVQKLRGVNFGAGFHDLTIHTGGIDVHPRLIAADHHKTFVGEAVSSGVPALDALLGGGPLRGTSTLVTGPSGTGKTTIALQYLHAACHRGERATMYQLDERIGTLLTRAQAFALDLEPLIDAGCLRIEQIDPAEMSPGEFAGRVRREVEERGAGMIVIDSLYGYLAAMPQEQQLILQLHELLSYLNQQGVATILVNPQQGLIGSMQNTLNVSYVADAVVLLRFFEADGRIRKAVSVLKNRAGAHEDTIREFRIDGGGVRVGAPLSDFIGVLSGTPRYTGDRAPLLEDRPHGA